One Schistocerca nitens isolate TAMUIC-IGC-003100 chromosome 1, iqSchNite1.1, whole genome shotgun sequence DNA segment encodes these proteins:
- the LOC126236106 gene encoding UPF0687 protein C20orf27 homolog produces the protein MCEKESHHVHFGEDTETFGKDNEIIVKCTGYNTVTAQLGFLKLGHKYEIKFDVPCSVCDFRLAEYLDVSCFSDIPNKNCYLIAAVVESEAVHIAVHLVAYKEKLLKEEIRITEPTRQKGFTIHLLARVLGKNKGTPLLRNGVRCIGVESMDEDSEASDWQGF, from the exons ATGTGTGAAAAGg AAAGTCATCATGTTCATTTTGGCGAGGATACGGAGACGTTTGGGAAGGATAATGAAATCATCGTGAAGTGCACAGGTTATAATACTGTTACTGCCCAGTTAGGATTTTTGAAGTTAGGTCACAAATACGAAATAAAATTTGATGTGCCATGTAGTGTTTGCGACTTCAGGCTGGCCGAGTACTTAGATGTGTCATGTTTCTCGGATATTCCAAATAAAAATTGTTACCTTATTGCCGCAGTTGTTGAGAGTGAAGCTGTGCATATTGCGGTACACCTAGTAGCTTATAAGGAGAAACTGCTAAAGGAAGAAATTCGCATTACAGAGCCTACCCGCCAGAAAGGATTTACCATTCACCTGTTGGCTAGAGTGCTAG GAAAGAACAAAGGAACTCCTTTGCTGCGTAATGGTGTCCGTTGCATAGGTGTTGAATCAATGGATGAAGATTCAGAAGCTTCTGACTGGCAAGGCTTTTGA